A stretch of Dehalogenimonas sp. THU2 DNA encodes these proteins:
- the gatB gene encoding Asp-tRNA(Asn)/Glu-tRNA(Gln) amidotransferase subunit GatB produces the protein MTTTITKYETVIGLEVHAQLATASKMYCRCASDYADAPPNTRVCPVCLGLPGVLPVINKRAVEFTMMTALALHCTIAPHSKFDRKNYPYPDLVKGYQISQYDEPIGRNGWLDVTVNGEVRRIGITRVHLEEDVSKLIHRDELGGGHSLVDVNRSGVPLMEVVSEPDMREPEEARQYLMKLRTILRYLGVSVANMDEGSFRCDANISLRPAGETKFYPKVEVKNMNSFRAVFRALEYEVGRQSKDYDLGISAKQETRGWLDDRGETVSQRSKEFAHDYRYFPEPDLPPLKFDDKWIEDVRSRLPELPEARQARFMRDYSLSDYDASLLTSARETADYFEAVLSADMAATAKDAANWVNGEISRIMNAANIDIAAFSEKVPPAALAGLAVVTAKGTINSATAKTVLEEMYNSGKSAADIIKDKGLAQISDDSALKDMAADIISANPAAVADYHAGKEQSLKFLVGQMMKLSKGRANPALAADIIQQKLKEG, from the coding sequence ATGACGACGACGATTACCAAATACGAGACGGTCATCGGGCTGGAGGTCCACGCCCAACTGGCCACCGCCAGCAAGATGTATTGCCGCTGCGCCTCGGACTATGCCGACGCGCCGCCCAATACCCGCGTCTGCCCGGTATGCCTCGGCCTGCCCGGCGTCCTGCCGGTGATCAACAAGCGCGCCGTGGAGTTCACCATGATGACGGCGCTGGCGCTCCACTGCACCATCGCGCCGCACTCCAAGTTCGACCGCAAGAACTACCCCTACCCTGACCTTGTGAAGGGTTACCAGATATCCCAATACGACGAGCCCATCGGCCGTAACGGCTGGCTGGATGTCACCGTCAACGGTGAGGTGCGGCGTATCGGCATCACCCGCGTTCACCTCGAGGAAGACGTGTCCAAGCTCATCCACCGCGATGAACTCGGCGGCGGGCACTCCCTGGTGGACGTCAACCGCTCCGGCGTGCCGCTGATGGAGGTCGTCAGTGAGCCGGACATGCGGGAGCCGGAAGAGGCACGCCAGTACCTGATGAAACTCCGCACCATCCTGCGCTACCTAGGCGTGTCGGTGGCCAACATGGACGAGGGATCCTTCCGCTGCGACGCCAACATCTCGCTCAGACCGGCTGGTGAGACGAAGTTCTACCCCAAGGTGGAAGTCAAGAACATGAACTCATTCCGCGCCGTTTTCCGGGCGCTGGAGTACGAGGTCGGCCGGCAATCCAAAGATTATGACCTGGGCATCAGCGCCAAGCAGGAGACCCGCGGCTGGCTGGACGACCGGGGCGAGACGGTCTCGCAGCGCTCCAAGGAGTTTGCCCACGATTACCGCTATTTCCCGGAACCCGATCTGCCGCCGCTTAAGTTCGACGACAAATGGATCGAGGATGTCCGGTCGCGGCTGCCCGAACTACCGGAAGCCCGCCAGGCCCGCTTCATGCGAGATTACAGCCTGTCCGATTACGACGCCTCCCTGCTGACCTCCGCCCGCGAGACGGCGGATTATTTCGAAGCCGTCCTCAGCGCGGATATGGCGGCAACCGCCAAGGACGCCGCCAACTGGGTCAACGGCGAGATCTCCCGCATCATGAACGCGGCCAACATCGACATCGCCGCTTTCAGCGAAAAGGTGCCCCCCGCCGCCCTGGCCGGCCTGGCCGTCGTCACCGCCAAAGGCACTATCAACAGCGCCACCGCCAAGACCGTGCTGGAGGAGATGTACAATTCCGGCAAGTCCGCCGCGGACATCATTAAGGATAAAGGACTTGCCCAGATCTCCGACGACTCCGCCCTCAAAGACATGGCCGCGGACATCATCTCCGCCAATCCGGCCGCCGTCGCTGATTATCACGCCGGTAAAGAACAGTCGCTCAAATTCCTGGTCGGACAGATGATGAAACTGTCCAAAGGCCGGGCTAATCCGGCCCTCGCCGCCGATATAATTCAACAGAAGC
- a CDS encoding response regulator transcription factor, translating to METIFIIDDEPNIVELARLYLERDGYKVLSAGKGRDGLDQIAAAGPNLIILDVMLPDIDGFEVLKRIRKGSQVPVLMLSARREDVDKIVGLEMGADDYLTKPFNPHELLARVRAVLRRSKVMEPAAEVIELGNLRIDADRHEAAVAGSKISLRSKEFALLLAMARHPGVVFSREKLLNQVWGYDYYGDTRTVDVHVNHLRDKLKVSGVDIETLRGTGYKLVAREEAG from the coding sequence ATGGAAACGATCTTCATCATCGACGACGAGCCCAATATCGTCGAACTGGCACGGCTTTACCTGGAACGCGATGGTTATAAGGTACTCTCCGCCGGGAAAGGCCGCGACGGCCTGGACCAGATCGCCGCTGCCGGTCCGAATCTGATAATACTGGACGTCATGCTGCCCGACATCGATGGGTTCGAGGTCTTGAAACGTATCCGAAAAGGCAGCCAGGTACCCGTGCTGATGCTGTCCGCCCGGCGTGAGGATGTGGATAAGATCGTCGGGCTGGAAATGGGAGCCGACGACTACCTTACCAAGCCGTTCAATCCCCACGAATTGCTGGCGCGGGTCAGAGCGGTGCTGCGCCGCAGCAAGGTGATGGAACCGGCGGCCGAAGTTATCGAACTGGGCAACCTCAGGATAGACGCAGACCGCCATGAAGCCGCGGTGGCGGGATCGAAAATATCCCTGCGCAGCAAGGAATTCGCCCTGCTGCTGGCTATGGCCCGTCATCCCGGCGTGGTATTCAGCCGGGAGAAGCTCCTAAACCAGGTCTGGGGGTACGACTATTACGGCGACACCCGGACCGTGGATGTTCACGTAAACCATCTGCGCGACAAGCTGAAAGTCTCCGGCGTCGACATCGAAACGCTTCGGGGCACGGGGTACAAACTGGTGGCTCGCGAGGAGGCCGGGTGA
- a CDS encoding HAMP domain-containing sensor histidine kinase — translation MSLRLKLFFTYALVVVVTLLIAALGSAVLVRQYADNLALERLDDAARPISVQVTALIRGNVTLPELIQNMQEQADASGMYILWSDTSGDLVRQLTPQGRAILQFPEGTLPHGVPQGTTGQLTDSTGGEYFYSAYPLARAPAGLARAQTLILTVPRPEAAVALAGIFRPFAWAGIIALFASLLLALWLSRSVYKPLGDITAAAGKIALGEYAHRIDSKETGEIGKLAKSFDRMASEVEASQLKLRHFVADVSHELKSPLTAIQGFSQALLDGTAADTATRDKAARVINEEARRLRRQVDELLDLSRFQSGQLRMSFENVDLAEVLTHSVELFSLPAADKSVALKLDVASGLTVRGDADRLEQVFNNLLDNAVKNSPQFSTVRVAAHKNGARIEATVTDEGPGIHPDQLERVFDRFYQVTGVRTGVGLGLAISREIVLAHGGGIEARSAPGAGVEFVVIFPAG, via the coding sequence GTGAGCCTGCGGCTGAAGCTTTTCTTCACCTATGCGCTGGTGGTGGTCGTTACCTTGCTCATCGCCGCGCTGGGCAGCGCCGTGCTGGTTCGCCAGTACGCCGACAACCTGGCGCTGGAGCGGCTCGACGATGCCGCCCGGCCTATTTCGGTGCAGGTGACCGCACTGATACGGGGGAATGTCACCCTGCCGGAACTCATCCAGAACATGCAGGAACAGGCCGATGCTTCCGGTATGTATATCCTGTGGTCTGATACCTCCGGCGACTTGGTGCGCCAACTGACGCCGCAAGGCCGGGCGATATTACAGTTTCCCGAAGGCACATTGCCCCACGGCGTCCCGCAGGGAACTACCGGACAACTGACCGACAGCACCGGGGGAGAGTATTTCTACTCGGCCTACCCGCTGGCCCGAGCGCCGGCCGGTCTGGCGCGGGCGCAGACGCTGATCCTGACGGTGCCCCGGCCTGAGGCTGCTGTGGCCTTGGCCGGGATTTTTCGCCCCTTCGCCTGGGCTGGTATCATCGCCCTTTTTGCCTCGTTGCTGCTGGCGCTCTGGCTGTCGCGTTCGGTTTATAAGCCCCTCGGCGATATCACCGCCGCCGCCGGGAAGATCGCCCTTGGGGAATATGCCCATCGCATCGATTCGAAAGAAACCGGTGAGATCGGCAAGCTGGCGAAAAGCTTCGACCGTATGGCGTCGGAGGTGGAGGCTTCACAGCTGAAGCTAAGGCATTTCGTCGCCGATGTCTCCCACGAACTGAAAAGCCCGCTGACCGCCATCCAGGGTTTTTCCCAGGCGCTCCTCGACGGCACCGCCGCCGATACGGCCACCCGTGACAAGGCCGCCAGGGTCATCAACGAAGAAGCCCGGCGCCTGCGCCGGCAGGTGGACGAACTGCTGGACCTGTCCCGCTTTCAATCCGGCCAGCTCAGGATGAGTTTCGAAAATGTGGACCTGGCTGAGGTGCTGACCCATTCGGTCGAACTCTTCAGCCTGCCCGCCGCCGACAAATCGGTAGCGCTGAAGCTTGATGTCGCGTCAGGCCTGACGGTACGGGGCGACGCCGACCGGCTGGAACAGGTCTTCAACAATCTGTTGGATAACGCCGTCAAGAATAGCCCTCAGTTCTCTACGGTCAGGGTTGCCGCACATAAAAACGGCGCCCGTATCGAGGCCACGGTCACCGACGAGGGTCCCGGCATTCACCCAGACCAGTTGGAACGCGTCTTCGACCGTTTTTACCAGGTGACCGGGGTGAGGACGGGGGTGGGGCTGGGGCTGGCCATCAGCCGCGAGATCGTGCTGGCCCACGGGGGCGGCATCGAGGCGCGGAGCGCGCCGGGGGCGGGGGTGGAGTTTGTGGTCATATTCCCGGCCGGATAA
- a CDS encoding ABC transporter permease, with protein MNRLIGAELFKLRKRGMTRTLLFVLIGIMAIMYLILFAVSNVELPAGPGGQGPGSGDIQTVLGLPVAVPFALNMISSLGAILAVILMASAMGSEYNWRTIRTTVTASESRFKLLGSKIIAVLILVLIGMVVGVLTGMLMSLLTTAIGGNAFDFGFITGDYIFDQFLQFWRTFFVMIPFIFMAFLLSIAGRSAMPGIALGIAVLFFEPIITGLMGLAGGWVADIPNYLLAANVSAITALADLPASFSGGMGFGQSDALPSVTHATVVLSIYSVAFVTYAFYLFRKRDVTG; from the coding sequence ATGAATAGGCTGATCGGCGCCGAGTTGTTCAAGCTGCGCAAGCGCGGCATGACCCGTACCCTGCTTTTCGTTCTAATAGGCATCATGGCGATCATGTACCTGATACTGTTCGCCGTTTCCAACGTCGAACTGCCGGCCGGGCCGGGCGGTCAGGGGCCGGGTAGCGGCGACATCCAGACCGTGCTGGGGCTGCCGGTGGCCGTGCCATTTGCCCTCAACATGATATCCTCATTGGGCGCGATACTGGCCGTGATCCTGATGGCCAGCGCCATGGGCAGCGAATACAACTGGCGCACCATCCGCACCACCGTCACCGCCAGTGAAAGCCGGTTCAAACTGCTGGGCTCCAAGATCATCGCGGTCCTCATCCTCGTCCTCATCGGCATGGTCGTGGGCGTGCTCACCGGAATGTTGATGAGCCTCCTGACCACAGCCATCGGCGGCAATGCCTTCGACTTCGGCTTCATCACCGGCGACTACATCTTTGACCAGTTCCTGCAGTTCTGGCGTACATTCTTTGTGATGATACCTTTCATCTTCATGGCTTTCTTACTGTCCATCGCCGGACGTTCGGCTATGCCGGGCATCGCCCTGGGTATCGCCGTGCTCTTCTTCGAACCCATCATAACCGGCCTGATGGGACTGGCCGGAGGCTGGGTGGCCGATATACCCAACTATCTGCTGGCCGCCAATGTCAGCGCCATCACCGCGCTGGCCGATCTACCGGCAAGCTTCAGTGGAGGGATGGGTTTCGGCCAGTCGGATGCGCTCCCCAGTGTGACACACGCCACCGTCGTCTTAAGTATTTATAGCGTGGCGTTCGTAACCTACGCCTTCTACCTGTTCCGTAAACGGGATGTAACGGGGTAA
- a CDS encoding ABC transporter ATP-binding protein, with amino-acid sequence MIIPPGYNPHPEACDVILRTSGLTKYFGTLAAVKNMNLEIRRGEVFGFLGPNGAGKSTTVGMLLGLVAPTAGDIEIFGLKLKENRWAILRRVGAIIEEPSFYPYLSGHDNLIALGKSIGGIADGKINQVLDRVNLLDRAKDKYQTYSMGMKQRLGIAAALLRDPELIILDEPTNGLDPAGTKEIRDLIPELAQEDRAIFLCSHLLHEVELVCDRVAIIKKGEMLTSAPVRELVSNGQVLHVRVDDPAGATAVLQSLPWVKSVRAEAGYLVVDAPPDSGAQVNQALAQNNIFASELVKHVASLEDVFLELTGGEGHE; translated from the coding sequence ATGATCATACCACCCGGCTACAACCCCCATCCGGAAGCATGCGATGTCATCTTGCGCACCTCAGGCCTCACCAAGTATTTCGGCACACTGGCGGCGGTCAAGAATATGAACCTGGAGATCAGGCGCGGGGAAGTGTTCGGCTTCCTGGGGCCCAACGGCGCCGGGAAGAGCACCACCGTCGGCATGCTGCTGGGGCTGGTCGCCCCCACTGCCGGAGACATCGAGATCTTCGGGCTGAAACTCAAGGAAAACCGCTGGGCGATCCTGCGGCGGGTCGGAGCCATCATCGAGGAGCCGTCTTTTTACCCTTACCTCTCCGGCCACGACAACCTGATCGCCCTGGGTAAAAGCATCGGCGGTATCGCCGACGGCAAGATCAACCAGGTGCTGGACCGGGTCAACCTGCTGGACCGCGCCAAGGATAAGTACCAGACGTACTCCATGGGCATGAAACAGCGGCTCGGCATCGCCGCGGCGCTGCTCAGAGATCCGGAGCTCATCATCCTCGACGAGCCGACCAACGGCCTGGACCCGGCCGGCACCAAGGAGATCCGCGACCTCATCCCGGAGCTGGCCCAGGAGGACCGCGCTATCTTCCTGTGCAGTCACCTGCTGCACGAGGTGGAACTGGTATGCGACCGGGTGGCCATCATCAAGAAGGGTGAGATGCTCACCTCCGCACCGGTCCGCGAACTGGTGTCCAACGGCCAGGTGCTGCATGTCCGGGTGGACGATCCGGCGGGGGCGACAGCAGTGTTGCAAAGTCTGCCGTGGGTCAAATCGGTTAGAGCCGAGGCCGGTTACCTGGTGGTGGATGCGCCCCCGGACAGCGGCGCCCAGGTGAACCAGGCGCTGGCCCAAAATAATATCTTCGCATCGGAGCTGGTCAAACATGTCGCCAGCCTTGAGGACGTCTTCCTGGAGCTTACCGGAGGTGAAGGCCATGAATAG
- a CDS encoding PadR family transcriptional regulator, with the protein MKLFKRLHICCHMSPRWPSFGPARAKRFFEKGVLRFVLLDLLKDKPAHGYELIRALEERSHGFYTPSPGSVYPILQTLQEQGYVTSVENTGRKTYTITAQGLEYLSKHSDIIDGLNNIAAHKGHFNQAEWKDTVEQLQHLRQLFGRKIDRLNPEQKAAIRETIKRASRDIESIIEGKGI; encoded by the coding sequence ATGAAGTTGTTCAAAAGGCTCCACATCTGTTGCCACATGTCGCCCCGTTGGCCGTCGTTCGGGCCGGCGCGAGCCAAACGGTTCTTTGAAAAAGGCGTCCTCAGGTTCGTTCTGCTCGACCTGCTCAAGGACAAACCGGCGCATGGCTACGAGCTCATCCGGGCGTTGGAGGAACGCTCCCATGGCTTCTACACACCCAGCCCCGGCAGCGTATATCCCATCCTGCAAACGCTCCAGGAGCAGGGATACGTCACCTCGGTGGAAAACACCGGGCGAAAGACCTACACCATCACCGCGCAGGGCTTGGAATATCTTTCCAAACACTCCGACATCATCGACGGTTTGAACAATATCGCCGCGCACAAAGGTCACTTCAACCAGGCCGAATGGAAAGACACCGTGGAACAGTTGCAGCATCTGCGCCAGCTCTTCGGCCGGAAGATCGATCGGCTCAATCCCGAACAGAAAGCCGCGATACGTGAAACGATCAAAAGGGCATCCCGGGATATCGAGTCCATAATCGAAGGGAAGGGAATATGA